The following proteins are encoded in a genomic region of Zea mays cultivar B73 chromosome 9, Zm-B73-REFERENCE-NAM-5.0, whole genome shotgun sequence:
- the LOC103640158 gene encoding uncharacterized protein, with translation MDPFKNNDVRPPLRELSNNTLEDECPDVSISDASIIGCTIPCDTTPGGCDDARQRRRERERVRYATMSAEKKNELKKRRESRKKGNVMHHEYSEVCNIPANKDNNNHQNNEIEDVDDDSYRLHKNNSFEVHRRLGSEKLSTHLSDECPQVFVSDRSIKNL, from the exons ATGGATCCATTCAAAAATAACGATGTTCGTCCTCCATTAAGAGAACTATCTAACAACACCCTTGAAG ATGAATGTCCAGATGTGTCTATAAGCGACGCAAGCATCATTGGTTGTACTATACCGTGTGATACCACTCCAG GAGGATGTGATGATGCAAGACAACGTAGGAGGGAAAGAGAAAGAGTACGATATGCTACAATGAGTGCTGAAAAGAAAAATGAATTGAAGAAGCGTCGTGAGTCACGAAAAAAGGGAAATGTTATGCACCATGAGTATTCAGAAG TTTGCAACATCCCTGCAAACAAGGACAACAATAATCATCAAAACAATGAAATtgaggatgttgatgatgatTCTTATCGGTTGCATAAGAATAACTCATTTGAGGTGCATAGAAGACTTGGCAGTGAAAAACTTTCCACACATTTGTCAG ATGAATGTCCACAGGTGTTTGTAAGCGACAGAAGCATCAAAAATCTG